From the Anaeromyxobacter dehalogenans 2CP-1 genome, the window TGGATCGGCATCCGCATGGCGCAGATGCTCCGTGACATGGGCTACGTGGCCCGCGTCGGGTTCGGCGGGATGAACTACGAGAACATCGAGACGCCGGCCTCGGTGTACAGCGGCATCGGCGAGTACGGCCGGCTCTCCGACGCGGTGGTGCCGACGGCGGGCGGCCTGCGCTTCAAGTCCGCCACCATCTTCACCGACTTCCCGCTGGAGGCGGGCGATCCGAAGCAGGGCTGGGGCATCACCCGCATGTGCGCGAACTGCGATCGCTGCGCTCGCGCCTGTCCCGTGAACTCCGTGCCGATGGGGGAGCCCACCGTCGAGAACGGCGTGAAGATCTGGCAGGTCGACAAGGACAAGTGCACGCGCTTCCGCACCGGCAACCTGAACGGCAACATGTGCGGCGCCTGCCTGGCGGTCTGCCCGTACAACAAGCCGGACACCGCGTTCCACCGGGTGGGCAACTACATCATCCGGCACAGCCCGATCGCGACGTACCTGTTCGGCAACATCCACGGCGTCGGCCTCGAGGACTGGCTCGACTTCGAGTACAGCTCCGAGGCCAGCCCGTACAACGTGAGCCGCCCGGCCCGCTGGATCCAGGAGGATCCCGGCTGGAAGGCCACGTTCCCCTACCAGGTGGGCCAGTACATCTACACCGAGCGTGACCGCTCCAAGAACGAGGAGTGGGCGTCCGGCGTGGACCCGAAGATGGGGAAGGTCGGGCTCAGCTACAAGGGCACGACCTGGGGAAAGATCCCGGACCGCCTGCTGGACGCCAGCGGCCGCAACCGCAACGTCCACTGGGACTACGAGGCCGGCGAGCTCCCGCCGAACCTGCCGCTCCCCGGCAAGCTGCTCACGCCGGAGGAGGCCACCGCGCTGCTGAAGGAAGGCAAGGCGTTCTCCGGCGCGTCCTACTCGCCGGACGACGAGGTCTTCCCTCCGCGCGATCCCAAGTACGAGAAGCAGACGCTCACCTACGAGCAGGCGGCCCGCATGTGGGCGGAGGAGAAGTGACATGACCCGGCTCAAGCGTCTGAAGCTCAGCATCGCGCTGGAGTGGTACGAGATCCTCCTCATCGGCGTCACGGCGGGCCTGCTCGCGTTCGGCCTGTGGGCGCTCGTGGACACGCTCCTCATCTCGTCTCCCGTGGCGGCGTGGCGCTTCCTCGCCCTGTTCGTCGTCTGGTCGTTGCCGGGCATCGCGATCCTCGCGTTCGTGCGCCCCCGGCCTCCGGCGGCCCCGCCCGCTCCACGGCAGCAGGTCACCCCGTAGGTCCCCGGTCCCCGGGGCGGGGCGCTGGCCCCGCCCCCGGGGGCGGATGGGAGCATCGCGTGCGCTGGAAGGCTCGAGAGCTGGGGTGCATGGCGCTCCTCGCCGTGGGGACGGCCGCGTGGACGGCCATGACCTCGGCCGCGCTGGTGGAGCGCGAGTGGCGCGCCACCTGGATCTCGCTCGCGACGGCGCTCGGCTGCGCCGCGCTGGGCGCGGGGTTGCTGCTGGCGAAGCGCCGCGGCGCGCTGGAAGGCTCGCGCGCCCGGTGGACGCTGCGCGGCGTCCTGGGGCTCGCGGCGCTGCTCGCGCTCGCGCTGGTGATCCCGTCCGACCGGAGCTTCCCCGACAAGCGGGTCGGCGCGGCGACACCGACGCAGGCCTACGACGCGACCACCCAGCCCGGCAACGACGTCCTCGGCAAGGTGGAGCGGAGCCGTGGCCCCGACGGCCGTGACGAGCTCACCTTCTCCGTGTACGACGTGTGCGTGGGGAAGGTCGCCCACCGCGCGGCGCGCGACGGCTCGGTGGCGCCGGTCGCGGTCGAGGTGACCGAGCCCGCCGTGCTGGCGGCGCAGATCAAGGACGAGGCGCGGGCGCTCGGGGCGCAGGTGGCAGGGATCACCGAGCTCCACCCGCAGTTCGTGTTCCAGAAGGACAACGACGGCCAGCCGGTCGCGCTCCACCACCGGTACGCCATCGTGATCGCGACCGGCCTGGATTACCGGCTGGCCAGCCCGTCCGCGCCGCTGCCCTGGCGCGACTACTACAGCTCCATCCCGGAGGAGGTCGCGGCGGTGCTCTCCGGGCGCAGCACGAACCCCGCGGTCCCCATCCCTCCCGAGACCGTCCAGGAGTACCGCGACACCCTCGAGTTCTACGCCGAGGGCGGACGCGTCGCGGTGGAGCTCGCGAAGGCCATTCGCAGCCTGGGGTATCCGGCCCGGGCCCACTTCGGCCGGTGGGCGGAGGTGCAGGTGATCCCGCTCGCGATCGCCGCGGGCCTCGGCGAGCTCGGCAAGAACGGCATGCTCATCAACGACCGGTTCGGGCCGCGCGGGAGCTTCGCGGTGGTGACGACCGACATCCCGCTCGCCGTGGACCGGCAGCGCGACCTGGGGGTGCAGGAGTTCTGCCGCGTCTGCAACAAGTGCGCGGACGCCTGCCCGGTGAGCGCGGTGCCGCGCGGGGAGGCGGGCGCGCCGGCCGGCGGCGTCTCGCGCTGGCAGGTGGACGGCCCGAAGTGCTGGACCTATCTCAAGATCAACCCGAAGTGCATGGCGTGCACCGGCGCGTGCCCGTTCAACAAGAAGGATCTGCTCGCGCACCGCTGGGCGGTGGCGCTCATCGCGCGCAAGTCCGTCGCCGCCAATCGCCTGCTCGTGTGGCTCGACGACCTGCTCGGCTACGGCCGGTCCGCGTTCCGGCTCCGCGACGAGGCGCGCAACGCGCTGGGGGCGCCC encodes:
- a CDS encoding 4Fe-4S dicluster domain-containing protein, giving the protein MTKTDRYVLWGIGAVWALDLATFILTDFHIYAFLALFVIAALGFAWWGLRFQVTEPMRRNAALGVTGFWTVAMALLFAPWPIPDKPEYIVGEVHRFSEMEHGFSRVLTGVTGPNIAAGGLVYGDPADQQSMMTEWGWPPNFISGYPLARALFGGTILMERLRGATTIGGEPANPLRYSWSNFQGEKRDKKLGWNKGDLLLGEVAKAMGSAKATYTPHENTLMVKSIASWLGSPRIAIAAVDPRWFYSHDLSTYGTPLPLKDAKDLKYVIQIFTDQDWTRIHNDAGTSWWSVSNSGQAYSTSAWIGIRMAQMLRDMGYVARVGFGGMNYENIETPASVYSGIGEYGRLSDAVVPTAGGLRFKSATIFTDFPLEAGDPKQGWGITRMCANCDRCARACPVNSVPMGEPTVENGVKIWQVDKDKCTRFRTGNLNGNMCGACLAVCPYNKPDTAFHRVGNYIIRHSPIATYLFGNIHGVGLEDWLDFEYSSEASPYNVSRPARWIQEDPGWKATFPYQVGQYIYTERDRSKNEEWASGVDPKMGKVGLSYKGTTWGKIPDRLLDASGRNRNVHWDYEAGELPPNLPLPGKLLTPEEATALLKEGKAFSGASYSPDDEVFPPRDPKYEKQTLTYEQAARMWAEEK
- a CDS encoding 4Fe-4S dicluster domain-containing protein, with the translated sequence MALLAVGTAAWTAMTSAALVEREWRATWISLATALGCAALGAGLLLAKRRGALEGSRARWTLRGVLGLAALLALALVIPSDRSFPDKRVGAATPTQAYDATTQPGNDVLGKVERSRGPDGRDELTFSVYDVCVGKVAHRAARDGSVAPVAVEVTEPAVLAAQIKDEARALGAQVAGITELHPQFVFQKDNDGQPVALHHRYAIVIATGLDYRLASPSAPLPWRDYYSSIPEEVAAVLSGRSTNPAVPIPPETVQEYRDTLEFYAEGGRVAVELAKAIRSLGYPARAHFGRWAEVQVIPLAIAAGLGELGKNGMLINDRFGPRGSFAVVTTDIPLAVDRQRDLGVQEFCRVCNKCADACPVSAVPRGEAGAPAGGVSRWQVDGPKCWTYLKINPKCMACTGACPFNKKDLLAHRWAVALIARKSVAANRLLVWLDDLLGYGRSAFRLRDEARNALGAPGEAPRPAGAFPGPEARS